In Pelotomaculum isophthalicicum JI, the sequence GGATGTCAACTCACTGACTGATCAGCAGCTAACTAATTTACGAGCAGAAAAGATAGGTTTTATCTTTCAGGAAAATAACCTGATTCAAGCACTTACATTACAGGAAAATCTTGAGTTTGCTCAAGCACTGGGTAAAAAACGCATAACTGATTCACAAGAAATTGTTACGTTGATGGAGCGCTTGGGACTATTAGAACGGAAGGATTATCTTCCAAATCAGCTTAGCGGCGGTCAGAGAAGGCGCGCTATGATAGCCCGTGCGCTGATTAACCACCCTTCCCTTATCCTTGCTGATGAACCAACAAATGATCTTGACGATTTCTGGGCTAACGAAATTGTCCAGTTATTCGTAGAAGCAATTAATAAGGGTTGTGCGGTTGTTATTGTGACTCATAATAACAAATGGGCAGCAGAAGCTACCGTCCAATATAGGCTGAAGTATGGGAAATTAGCTTTGCTTGACAAGTAACACCTGGGAAAATTAAACGTTTTTTAGGAGAGGCTAAAAT encodes:
- a CDS encoding ABC transporter ATP-binding protein → MEICKLQNVSKSYMMGEKVSPLQNINLVVNTGDFISIEGSSGIGKSTLLYVMGSLLKIDEGKLYLDNKDVNSLTDQQLTNLRAEKIGFIFQENNLIQALTLQENLEFAQALGKKRITDSQEIVTLMERLGLLERKDYLPNQLSGGQRRRAMIARALINHPSLILADEPTNDLDDFWANEIVQLFVEAINKGCAVVIVTHNNKWAAEATVQYRLKYGKLALLDK